The genomic stretch GGTATTGGGCACCCAAAAGAGCCCTAGAGGTGGGAAGAAGGGGGGTGTTCAGctgtgcacccaagtgtgcaGGAAAGGACACAAACTTGAGTACAAGTTTCACCCAAAGCTTTGGCAAGCAAAGATACAACCAGTTGATCAAGTCAATTGTTTTTCCGCCTTTGTTTTTAGAGGAAATTTCACTCTCCTCCCCTGAATGTTTCATCTATTACACAATCTTTCCCTATGAAGTTTATAATTACAAACTTTTTCGTCCTaaattataaattctatcaaccATACCCTCCCTCAATAATTACTTAGTATTGATTTCTTTATCACCCATGTTACCTActattgatttctttgattTCCTGCCTTTGATCTTTATACCGTatggtttgatttttcattaaaattttatgcattttttcacatttttgttcttttatttctaaGTGACAGTGAGTAATCTACAAGGTATCAATAGAAAATGCAACAGCAAGAAAAGGTTTGAACTTTTAGCATTGCCTAACAATCAAGGAAATGTTGAGAAGCTTCccaatgaaaaatatatattagagAATGAGCTTTCACTACCAAAACAAGAAGACCATAATTATGGAAGCCTTttgatgaagaaattgaaaGCATTCTACCTTTTTTGCCGGCCTTACACCTTGATAGGAACTGTAAGTTTTTGTTTAATTACACTAAGGGCTACTTGTCTTAAATTTAACTATGGGAAAAAAAACGTTACTTGTTGGAGTTTCTCCACTCCCAGATATATGAGGAAGCAGATGCGGaggcatgggcatgggcatcTTTTCACAGCCCCCCTCCACTTCCTCATGTGTTTGGGTGTGCAGAACGCAAGCGAGAAGCATTCTTTCCTCCTTTAATTAAATTAACATTTTATAATCACAATAGATGTGTTAATGATTTGAATTATCAGGTTGTGGGAATATTATCAGTTTCTTTTCTACCACTAGCATCAATTGCTGATCTTTCTCCAACATTCTTTATGGGATTGTTGAAGGTAAGAATAAGGGTGATAAAGAACAAACTTTTTCTAATTGATGATTGGTATTTCAACTAAattcatttttatcattttaggCATTGGTGGTGGGACTACTTGTTCACATCTATATAAATGGAGTGAATCAACTTGCTGATGTTGAAATTGACAAGGTAGATTTCTTCCAATTATAAATTCATAAGGAAGTATTTTTGAAGATTGAAATTATTGTTCTAGAAGATCAAAAGAACATTTTATCTATGccttcatggaaaaaaaaaaaaagaaagaaagaaagaaagaaagaaagaaagaaagaaagaaaaagaaactaaatttAGTTAGAATTATTACAATCATGTTGACCTTCAATTCATGTATAACCAGGTTAATAAGGAATTCCTTCCATTAGCTTCTGGAGATTTCTCAAATAGAGATGTTCTGGTCATGACTGTGTTAGCTATCATACTGGTATACACTAATCCTATTCTGTGTACAAGCTTTTATTAAGTGTAGCTCTAAAAGTGGCTTGTGATGCTCAAATACTTTGAGATGATTTTATTCATATATAACAAAAAAGTTttaatttttccctttctttgttcttttgcaGAGCATTGGCTTGGGATTTATGTTTAAATCTCCAGCACTTCTATGTGTTGTGGCTGTTAACTTTCTATTTGGAACTGCATATTCTGTCAATGTATGTCCTATAaaactatttcattttttattttctgattccACTAATTTGCTGAATGAATTACGATGAAatgtagaaataaaataatcaagGAAGGACTACCaggaaaaatgaatataaagaataaatgaaaaaagaaaaatattatcaGAAATTAAATagtaaatattttgaaaaaaataagaaaatttataCTTGAGTTGGAAGGATGCTATGAactagaatatatatatatatatatatatattaaagtgTAGATTTTTCATACATTATATTTACTTTTGGCACGAATGATTTTTTGGGTGGGACCGTGGGACATATATAGGAACCACAATTATACATAGCGGTGCGTGCACCCAAGAGGGGCATATCTTGACGTGGTCGCCCCAATGTCAGAGTGGCTCTTACGTCCCACCCAGAAAACTTCgttctttaatttttatattattttgcaATAGGAAACTAAGTTAAATATGTAGATAAAGATAAATTAGTGTCATATTTGAATTTACCATTTTAATAAgttgatttaattttttatacagCTTCCCTTCCTCAGATGGAAAAGACATCCTGCACTTTTTATACCAGCACAGGTGTTTTGGACTGGCCTTGGTTTTCAAATCCCTTATTTTATTCACATGCAGGTATGAAGAAGTTTTATATGTTACATAAAATTTGACTAACCTTTTCTAATCCAGCATTATCTTGGTCCTAAGTAGATCCATCCTATCCAATCAACACGATAGGATCACATAGAACTAAGCTAATCCACTGGTAATTACATTATCAATCTGTTAACAACTCTCATGTGTCACTTTAGACTTTATAATAAGTAATGATTTTGATTAACTTGCAGAAATATGTGCTTGGGAGATCAACCTTAATGACAAATTCATCAATATTTCTAACAACTATAATGTGTTCGTATTGCATTCCCGCAATGATATTAAAGGTAAATGCTCTTGTCATTTCTAtatgtaacaaaaaaaaagaatatatatttatatatatatatatatatatgggaaaaggttgggtatgccgttgatatcaagtatgctagcacccattgtgtctatctctctttttcttttttctgaaatgaccctcttcctaaatgatactccatcatgtgatcctattggtgatatccgctagcatacttgatatcgggaATAGTGGGACAAATTTTTTGACTTTTGCCTAATAAGGAAGAGTAATATCACGGGGACCATATGGTGGATGAAACTTACTCATGGGACCAATTAAGTCATTGATGTTCTAGATCCGACTTTGGAGTCTATGTGAAAATATTAATTTCTATTAATAAAACGTAGGAGAGGATTCTGAGGCAGCATGGGGCTTGCACCAGAGTGGGCCAATGAGAGTATTAAACTTAAGGGTGTCCATCGGCTCGGTTCCagttatttggtttggttttgatttggttcttaGTGAGAACCGACTCgattccatatttagatacttAAGCTGATccaatttggttcgatttgatttcggTTCTAATTCAGTTttgatatgtaatttttattcaatttttcaCCTTGGTTATGAAAACGATTCCACTTTTGGACCATAACTCTAAtagaccaaaggccataatagGCTCAAATTATGGGCCTTATagccattgctaactccaaaattgtcttagcatgGAAATATGTAATGATAAAtcacaaaaaacacttaccacctaaaaaatttctcttaatgatattgggttttttttttttttttttttaagtgtaaTTTGGTTCAGTTTCTGTTCGAACCGACGATTCTGACATCTTAAACCGAAACCGTGCCAACCAAGGagcatactcacatactcaaaccgAATTTAAATTGAATAAATTCAGTTCAATTCGGTCTGGTTAATTCAAATAAGTTTCAGATTCGATATTCGGTTtcagtttgaaattgacacccttaatgtTAGTAGAAACATCAACAATGATAaggtttttgtttttcattaaaGGTGGGGTAATCATTTAGTGTGTCAATCAGGTCCTCATACCTTTATCATTTTCGTACgatgtttgatccacacttagactccattgaaaataaaaaaccaattaaaagaggagaaaaattaAGTAGAGTCTTAGTGTAAATCAAACACCGTATACTTGATCCGGACTCAATCGTTTACCCCTCACTATGTCAAGGCACAAGGGCTACGCGAAGtgtcttgtatttttttctcataatacaTATAAAGTGAGGAAAAAGAACCTATCCTACTGGCCACGATAATGTTTTAGAGATAAATAAAACTTCTTCTACTTCCTATCTCCCTCCATCCTGGCTATCTCCTTCGTGTGAGGATCCTCTTCCACCTCTGTTAACCTCTCCATGGGGTGCATCCCACTGTTCATCAACTATGAGGTCCTCTGACGTCCCGTTTATGAATTGTGAGATCCTTAACGAAAAGGTCCTACCTGGGGAGAGGAGTGACCCAGATCCTCTCCAGGGCATCTAGCACACAACAGATGGCTGGACAGCCTGGTCGCACTTCGGACACGAACCCCAAGCTGTCAGATGCGTGTTGGAGGGGATCTGATTCCGAGAAAGGAGAAGACACCGACTTGTCTCCTCTCTCCTTTGGTTCCATTGAGATGTTGGTCGCTATTGACCTCAAAGATAAAACTACAGCACCTTTTTACCTACACATAATCGATTCAGAGTTTCCTCTCTTCCATTTAGTTGTTCCTTTTGTCATCCTCCTTGTTAGTCAAATTCAACTTCATGAAACTTAGGTGCCCATGTGGCAGAATGGGTTTGCTTTCCATGGGCGATGCTCTGTAAATCATCTCAGCCTACAAGACAGAGAACCCGGAGGGGTAGGGTGGTCTTTAACAATTATTTATGGGCTGGGGATTGTTACCTAGTTGCCACCTATCATCATGGAACCAACCAGGATAGACATATATGTATCTAATCAAAGGGGCAAAGTGGTTTTTTCACCAACCCAGTGTCTAGATGTAGATGTGTGCAACCAAATAACATTCTTTTCCCCATACTAAATGCCAGGTTTTCAATActaatttaaaattattattattattaaaggaATTAAATCTACTTCTGCCAATGCTAAAATTATCTTGACATGTGGTCAGCATATCCACTAAGTAATTTTGATATAATTATCATTTACTTCAAATTCATCCCACGTATATATAATCCTGAGAAAAAGAACCCTACCCACTCTCGTATTCCTACTTCAGCTGCCTTCGTGTGATCTCCCCTTGACCTGCATGCTGGTGCAATTGTCACGTAAGTAGACATAGGTCTCTTGTCCATATAATATCCTAAAAATGATCTAGAATTCaatcatattaaaaaataaaaataaaaattgaatcattAAGGAAAAAGGCAAAACAGCGAGGTTGGATTTGAAATTGAGAACTAGTTTTCATCCATTGGATGGAACAATGCTCAAATATGGCCCGCATGACGTAtaagtttgttaaaaaaaaaaaaaaaaaaaaaaaaaccacttatCATAGAATAACTAGATGACAAACCTAAAGAAAGTTTTCCTATGCTGGTGGATGAATGATGGAACGATCTAGATCCATATGTGACCCCTCACTCGCCACCTAATCTCCTATCTCCCCCCTTTTGTGCAATCCTGTTGCCCGATGGTGAATGGAGATGGATGGGGTTCCTGCGCTCTTTGTTTTCCAGTAAATCATTGTAGTATcaaaagatccaaaattttgaccCAATAAATTCATTTGTAGTTAACTAAATAtttagtttttcatttttatccaTCAACTTCAGTTAGAAATTTTCAGAAACTTTTATCAAAAGTGCATAATTGCTAGATTTATGCTTTTGATTTGGGTGGAGCAAAGATGGAAGTGTCAATTTTGCTTGTGTTTCTTCGATAATGTGACAGAAAAATTTGATCAACTGATCATTTTGAATAGAAAAATGTCCCATAAACCAAAGAGTAGGCTAGAATGATAGATTATTATTCAAATATCACGTAAATTCTTTAATAACAATCTTTCTTCGTATATCATAGTAACACTTTTTTAGTAACAGGACATTCCAGATACAAAGGGAGATAGAGAAAACGGCATTGTAACCGTCAGCACCCAATTTGGTGAAGAAAAAGTAAGTCAAAATCTCTCCTTTTATTCTCATTATAAATTAATTGTTTTACTGCTTTTATGCTAAAATGATGAGCATCACTCTCTttatctttaagtgattaataTGCCCCAATGACGTTGCATATATTTAAATTTGATTTAAGTAGAACAAAGTTTTCTTGACTGTGAGATGAGATTTACCGCACGACCCTTGTTGGAGATCTCACTTACCTTCCCCTCTCCTCCACTGAGTGGCCCTGAGGGCGCGTATTTAACAAATTCCGTGGCCTTAGGGAAATTCGATCTATCTAAACAAGTTTATAATTTAGAGTCAACTTACTAGGAATAGGGCTACATAGTTTTTACATTTCtattaggctttgtttggttgcaatgggaatttaaagggaaagaaagtgaaacttttatactttaaaaataaatatttataatcattactcatgtgattgtataaactacttaataaatttaatcatatttagtaataatatattttacatgtaatttttatttcacatattatagcaaagggttttggatgcaaagtaaagtgaaattttataaccaaatatggaatgatttgaagttattgTTAAAATCACataggtaatgattacatatatttcttttttaagtatgaaaatttctcttcccttccctttaatttctcttacaaccaaacacaactTTAATAAATAGAAGGTTGGTTGTGTGGGAAGAAAAATTCTACTGCCCACTGATAataataccaattttttttttttatatgagtaaataattgtattaaaaaaaaggggaggaaaaTGATAACCTTGAAAGTGTAAACAAACCCGAAAGGGTAAAACAGCCCACATGGGCTAAGAGACAAGAGCTGAGAAGCCCATTTTTACTCGAATGATTGCAACCAAGGCCCAAAGGCTTTTAAGTCTCACATGTCCAATAAATCACAAACACGTACATGGGCTAAAAACAAAGCAAAGAAGCCCATCAAGGCAACCAAGAAGAAGCTCTAGCAAGGGATGAAGAAacagaggaaggaaggagaggcggaagagagcgagagagaggaAAGGAGCGAGGGAGAGGATGAGAGAATGAGAACGGAGGAAgactttgggggggggggggggggNNNNNNNNNNNNNNNNNNNNGAGTAGCCTggcccatagttagcaaattcggattcgggaattattcggaatagTTCGGTTGATTattttaaggattcggtcaaaaaagcggtcaaaaaagcttattgggttttttttattatttttttttggttttttttttaaatactatttaagtggaccgaataattcggtttaattcggattcggtccgaattatttgcgttttatattcacttttgaaaaaatcgcgaattttaccgaattttatttttaattcggattcggtcagaatttttgataaaattcggaaaaattcgattcggccgaataattcgcgaggGGCTAAGAAAAACCCCCTTTCAACTGCCGCCTTGGAGCACATTGGCCTCATGGCCAggccagtgttatcaattcggccgaataattcgcgaggGGGGAAAGGGGTCTAGCCTAGTCGttctataacttttttttttttttttttttgaattttgaacctCAATTATTCAACAAATTTATATCTCATGTCTACCTTCAAGAGCTACTAATTAACACATAATTtgttttttaacaaaaatttaGTTAATACAAACCTATTGATCGacaattcttttcctttattagTTACTGTTCCTCTTGTTACAAttgtgattgttgttgttgtgtttgAATAATAGCTTCATGTAATCCACATAAGTAGATCAAGTATTCTATCTCATTTTTTGTTGTCTTATGGATCAGGCATTTTCTATTGCTACCAAAATCCTAATAGCAGTATATGGTCTTGCTATGGTAATGGGGGCTTCATCATCACTTTGGTTTGGCAAGCTGATAGCAGTAAGCAAATTTTGCCTCCAGCTTTCATCCATATGTGATATTTATTCTTGtattcaaagaatcacctttgTCTCATATAAGTATGGTTTTATGTAATCTGGAACTTTTTTGGATGTAGGTGTTTGGTCATCTTGCACTTGCTTTAGCAGTTTTGTACCGATCCCAATTTGCTGATCCCACAAATCCATCATCAGCACAGtccttttatatgttcttttgGAAGGTATGTCACATTGACTTGATGAAATTaaaccattttattttaatttcatagACTAATTAAGATGAttgtttgggtttaggtttgatataaaattaaatcattttattttattgtaatgctagattaaaattaatattaagtGATACCACCAAAATTACCCTTTGTTCCTTCAAGAGTATCCAATTTTGCTCTTTCCCACTACTCCAAAATATTAatggattgcaataatttaatgcatgatatatttttttattgcttttgtATATTACACATTATTATATAGTATAAAAGATTTTGTGTACAACCGTATATGATGTGTGATAGTACACAAAATCATTGGATGTGGGCAAtggtccctttgatataccaaaaCTGCCCATATATCAAAGGCAATCGTACACAAACCCCTTCCCCTTTATTATGTTAATAAGAATTTTGCAATATTATTTATAGATTAACGTACTTTAAAACTTATCTAAGAatatgtgaatttttttttttatagtaaaaaagaaagtgaatttggagactAATAATGATTCTCCAAtcctataataataataataataattttctaatagtgtgatttttcaaagtagGCAATCCCTATGAAATAGGGAGGGGGTACATTTTAAGTCAAGCAACAAGAAGATTAAAGGAACTCATTACAAAATTTTCTCTACATacattttaccaattttttttttttccgtgaCATTTTAACTTTGAGATAGTCTCTTTTGCAGCTAATAGCTACTGAGAACCTCCTTGTGCACTTTGTTCGTTGAGAAGAATTTCAAATGGTTATGATATCAAGAGAAGATGTTGAGTTCACAAATGAGTTCAATAGCACTAATATTaaagtcttttttattttttctttttcttttgataaatgtGAATGTATTATTGAAGTGGGACCAAGTTTTCCTGAACCGGTGGAGTATCTCGGCTATCCAATAAAGGGAGATTAGGTGAGGAGTGAAGAGGTCAAATCTGGACCATCTCATCGTTCACCCATGTAgaaattgtatattggcattaactttaatgagtgtacaatggtgctcttatatagatattacagttattgagttatagacaacctctatgatcacatgtgggagactcaaactctaatagtaatggggtaggactctgttaatatctgtgagtaatggacagaaagtctattatcacatgtaaGAGTTCTATTCCAACTCTGTTGTCTCCTGAGGTAGTCTTGGAttgcaagtagtctctagagtttgtgctcactgaaaatgcctacaatgtaggagaggttgttgagtgtgagtatgactctagatgttgagttcgagtgggacgctaactgtcctgatacaccccctcaaggtggaaAATTGAATGGTCGAATCCGCAACTTGTCCCGTAGAAAGGAGAACCGTGTAGAGCTGagagctttggtaaggatatcgACTATCTGGTCATGTGTTGAAATGAATTGCACTTGTAGTTCCTTGGAGGCGACTTTATCACGAATGAAGCGGAAGTCAATTTCAATACGCTTGGTACGAGCATGAAAGACCGGATTGACCGAAAGGTTAGTGgccccaatgttgtcacaccaaagaatgggtgcaatggGAACAGGGATCCTTAATTCCTTAAAGAGAGAGcgaagccaagtgagttcggcgcaggcatcagccactgctttgtactcagactcggtggaggagcgtgcaactgtcttctgcttcttagaggcccaggagatcagattaggacccatatagatggcatagccTCCTGTGGATTTGCGATCCGCACTGTCACCAGCCCAGTCAACATCGgagaatgcttgtaattggaGTGAACTAGATTTAGAGATGAACAACCCATGATCCTTGGTTCCTTGGAGATAGCGTAGAATCCGTTTGACTGGTGTCCAATGGTCTTCGGAGGGGGCATGTATAAACTAGCAGGCACGGTTCactgaataagccacatcaggcctggtgagggtgatgtattggagagcaccgaCAATGGAGCGATATCTGGTTGGGTCTGAAAGGACACCCCTTGTGGAAGatgctgcaaaggtggtggccatgggagtagtgacaggcttacagtcagtcatgccagccctctggaggagatcagtgatgtaccggtgttgagagaggaggacaccATCAGACAGATATAGGGTttcaataccaaggaaaaatCTGAGAggaccaagatccttgatagagaattctgaagcaagctaatgaaggagagtctgaacatgagttggttggttccctgtaaccaagatgtcatcgatgtAGACAAGGACATATGTGACAACAGAGCCCTGCATGTAGATAAACAGTGATGTGTCGGTTTGGGATGACCAAAAATCAGAGCGAGTGAGGAACTCAGTTAACCTGtgaaaccaagccctaggagcctgtttgagaccatagagggacttgtggaggcaacagacatgattagggcacagggcatcttcaaaaccatggggttgagccatgtagacttcctcagatagaataccatgcaagaatgcattctgaacatcaagctgaCGAATAGCCCATCCgttagatatggccaaggagaggaccgttcgtatggtagtaggtttgatgacagggctaaaggtctcatgatagtcaagaccaggttgttgatgaaatcctttagcaactaaacgggccttatatcgctcaagggagccatctgccttccgtttgatgcagtacacccacttgcagccaaccagattcatagtttccctgtaaggcacaagagaccaagtaccattacgtaataaaacattaaattcatcagacatagcagaacgccaatgaggaaccttgtgggcctgggagaagcatgtaggttcagCTGGGTCAGGTGAGGTGATGGTAGAGAGGGTCAGGGGGCCAGCATAGAGATCGTGTAGGGTTTTGATGCgacggggtggggtggggtggtagaagagtcagggttagggccggttagggttaggtgaggtgagaaaggaggggatatgggagagggtggttcAGGTAGGGGCGGTTCTAGGGTggcagggagagggatgggtgggTTTGGGAGGGTAGGCAGAGGGctagggtgaggttgaggggtaggtatgttaggtgcaatgccccacggtagaggggtagtaggagggggttgggttgaggaggatggtggtgcagtgtgaaatGGGAAAGTAGATTCGTCAAATCTGATATGGCGAGATATGTAGATACGATGggtgatgagatccatacaacgataaccatgatgggaagggctatatcctaagaaaacacatgaggcagaacggggttcaaccttgtgatgattgtaaggacggagccatggataacaaaggcatccaaagatttttagaaaagagtagtTCGGAGAATTGCCTGTAACTAActgatggggggatttgttacctgtgacagaggagggcatgcgattgatgagaaagatcgtggtttcaaaggcataatcccTGTAAGCCTAGGGAATAGCTACATGGGATAGTAAGGTAATCCCAGTTTTAGTAATGTGTCTGTTATGACGTTCAACTGTCCCTTGTTGCTCATGAGTATGAGGGCAAGCTAACCTgtgttggatgcccaacttggtaaagtaagatgggagagtacggaattctcccccccaatcagtttgaatggccttgatggagcgagagaactgaagttccaccaaggcctgaaaagtacgaaaggcagagtaaacatcagacttcaactttaaagcagtaaaccaaatatatttagtatggtcatcaacaaaaataacaaaataacgatTCCCATTTGAATAAATTGTGGGGtgggggccccatacatcactaaaaaccaaatccaaaagaaaGGAACTACGAGTACTAGTTTCATGTAGTGACAATCTACTAGTTTTGCCCATTTGGCAAGCAGAACATAAAGAAGAAGACTTCACGATCTGATGACCAGGTAACATAAGACGAAGGACACGTTCATGAGGGTGCCCTAAACGATGATGCCAGCGACTGAAAGATGAGGCAGAAGCTAGATTGGCATAAGGTGACGCTGGAACGGAATAGAGACCATGCTTACTGTGTCCAGTgaagagggtttgattggtcttcagatccttcacaaagaaaaagaaagagtgaaactcaaagtaaacattattgtcacgGCAAAATTGCTGAACAGATAACAAAAAACAAGTGAGAgtgggaacatgtaaaacagtagaaagagaaaatgaacgagagggagaagagatggaagcagtgcctatgtgagatataggaagacccttaccattaccaaccacaagttggttattacctgtgtatggatcataggtagagaattgggttaagttaatggtggaatggtgggtggctccagtatcagggatccaagaggtggtgaaggattgtgGAGGTGTGGGGTGATGGGGTGGAGGTGCAATGGTAGGGGGTTGAGGGGTAGGGAAGGGTGTAGTATGGTAGGCATTGGGTTGAGGTGGTGGCCTATTGTAGGGATGGGGAGGGATAGGTAGAATGGCGGCTCTGGTAGGTCCCTGTGGGTGGTAGTAGCAAGTGTCTGTTTGATGATTAATGCGTCCACAAATAGTGCATGGATTGGGAGCGAATGCATTAGAGCGACCAAATCCATTAGCACGACCACGACCATGGACTCGGGAGGAGCTTGTACTacgaccaccagtggaaggaggacCACGACTTTGGTGAGTGACATGGGCTGATGCATCGATGGCAAGATCAACAATGGGAAGGCGTGAGTGGAGAAGGTTCTCGTGACTCATAAGGAGACCATACATGTCGGTGTAGGAGATGAGCTC from Macadamia integrifolia cultivar HAES 741 chromosome 11, SCU_Mint_v3, whole genome shotgun sequence encodes the following:
- the LOC122094399 gene encoding coumarin 8-geranyltransferase 1b, chloroplastic-like isoform X1, whose amino-acid sequence is MEALLRPAFSTFSLLPKYPYDHERGKNLKRNSMCFSTERRMTVSNLQGINRKCNSKKRFELLALPNNQGNVEKLPNEKYILENELSLPKQEDHNYGSLLMKKLKAFYLFCRPYTLIGTVVGILSVSFLPLASIADLSPTFFMGLLKALVVGLLVHIYINGVNQLADVEIDKVNKEFLPLASGDFSNRDVLVMTVLAIILSIGLGFMFKSPALLCVVAVNFLFGTAYSVNLPFLRWKRHPALFIPAQVFWTGLGFQIPYFIHMQKYVLGRSTLMTNSSIFLTTIMCSYCIPAMILKDIPDTKGDRENGIVTVSTQFGEEKAFSIATKILIAVYGLAMVMGASSSLWFGKLIAVFGHLALALAVLYRSQFADPTNPSSAQSFYMFFWKLIATENLLVHFVR
- the LOC122094399 gene encoding coumarin 8-geranyltransferase 1b, chloroplastic-like isoform X2 codes for the protein MEALLRPAFSTFSLLPKYPYDHERGKNLKRNSMCFSTERRMSNLQGINRKCNSKKRFELLALPNNQGNVEKLPNEKYILENELSLPKQEDHNYGSLLMKKLKAFYLFCRPYTLIGTVVGILSVSFLPLASIADLSPTFFMGLLKALVVGLLVHIYINGVNQLADVEIDKVNKEFLPLASGDFSNRDVLVMTVLAIILSIGLGFMFKSPALLCVVAVNFLFGTAYSVNLPFLRWKRHPALFIPAQVFWTGLGFQIPYFIHMQKYVLGRSTLMTNSSIFLTTIMCSYCIPAMILKDIPDTKGDRENGIVTVSTQFGEEKAFSIATKILIAVYGLAMVMGASSSLWFGKLIAVFGHLALALAVLYRSQFADPTNPSSAQSFYMFFWKLIATENLLVHFVR